In the genome of Denticeps clupeoides chromosome 13, fDenClu1.1, whole genome shotgun sequence, one region contains:
- the LOC114801766 gene encoding serine/arginine-rich splicing factor 11-like: MSSATKVIQVTNVSPSATSEQMRTLFGFLGNIEELKLFPPDDSPLPVTSRVCFVKFHESESVGVSQHLTNTVFVDRALIVVPFAEGVIPDESKALSLLAPANAVAGLLPGGGLLPTPNPIASMGGVPLGALGGPTIDPTMAALGIPGSNMNPQSLSADQLLKIMSSMDPKLNPMAAGLNLNPGLKADASSKEIEEAMKRVREAQSLISAAIEPGNKKDDKRKHSRSRSRSRRRRSRSRSSHRHSKSRSRRRSRSRSKRRSKSPRRRRSRSKDRGRRSHSRSRDRRKEEKNRKRSKTPPKSYSSGRRSRSINRRHKRSRSASRSPKRSRSPKRKVSRSPSPRRHKKEKKKDKDRERERDRKEERDRSHDKRERSATKKNRDKEKDRERKSDSEKGDVKVTRDYDEEEQGYDSDKEEEDGDKGSDSAHTPQSQEPMQENLEEKTKGSEASEDQQDEDMEMSD; the protein is encoded by the exons TGATTCTCCCTTGCCTGTGACTTCACGTGTCTGTTTTGTAAAGTTCCACGAGTCTGAATCCGTTGGAGTGTCCCAGCATTTGACAAACACCGTCTTCGTGGACAGAGCCTTGATCGTCGTCCCATTTGCTGAAG GAGTGATTCCTGATGAATCGAAAGCTCTGTCACTTCTGGCACCAGCCAATGCTGTCGCAGGGCTGCTTCCTGGGGGAGGGCTTCTGCCCACTCCTAACCCCATAGCATCG ATGGGTGGTGTTCCTCTGGGTGCGTTGGGAGGTCCCACCATAGACCCTACAATGGCAGCTTTAGGAATTCCTGGATCCAATATGAATCCCCAG tcCCTGTCAGCTGATCAGCTCCTGAAGATAATGAGTTCCATGGATCCAAA GTTGAATCCGATGGCTGCTGGACTGAATCTAAACCCTGGTTTGAAAGCCGATGCTTCTAGCAAAGAGATCGAGGAGGCCATGAAGCGGGTGAGAGAAGCCCAGTCCCTCATCTCTGCAGCCATCGAACCTGGCA ACAAAAAAGATGACAAGCGGAAGCATTCAAGGTCTAGGTCTAGGTCAAGGCGGAGAAGATCCAGGTCACGTTCCAGTCACAG ACACTCAAAAAGCAGGTCAAGGAGAAGGTCTCGCTCACGAAGTAAGAGACGGTCTAAGAGccccaggaggaggaggtcccGCTCAAAGGACCGAGGCCGGCGTTCCCACAGCAGGTCCAG AGATCGACGTAAGGAGGAGAAGAATAGAAAGCGCTCCAAAACACCTCCCAAGAGCTACAGCAGTGGCAGAAGATCCCGGAGTATCAACAG AAGACACAAGAGAAGCCGCAGCGCATCCCGATCTCCGAAGAGGTCTAGGTCCCCTAAGAGAAAGGTGTCTAGGTCCCCCTCTCCCAGAAG gcacaagaaagagaagaagaaggacaaagacagagagagggagcgtgACAGGAAGGAGGAAAGAGATAGAAGCCATGACAAAAGAGAACGCTCTGCCACCAAGAAGAACAGAGACAAGGAGAAGGACCGAGAGCGCAAGTCTGACAGTGAGAAAGGAGACGTGAAG GTGACTAGAGACTACGATGAAGAGGAGCAAGGATACGACAGTGACAAGGAAGAAGAGGATGGGGACAAAGGCTCTGATTCTGCTCACACCCCTCAATCCCAGGAGCCTATGCAGGAGAACCTAGAGGAGAAGACAAAGGGCTCCGAGGCCAGTGAGGACCAGCAAGACGAGGACATGGAAATGAGTGACTAA